In Flavobacterium hankyongi, the genomic window ACCATTATGAGACTGTGAAAGTTCAATCAGATTTAAAAAACGGTCAAAGTAAAGATAGTTGAACTTTACATCTTCAATCTTTACACTTTTTTCTAATTGGAACTGACTTAAAAATTTTCCCAATTCAATAAAAGCATTTATTTTATCTTTTTGTAGCATTTGTTTTTTGCTTATGTGTGGTTTACATTGTAATTTTGCACAAAAATAAGTAATAAGTTTTAGTTAATGAATAATAACAATATTCTTCTAACTTCTACTTTTAAATTCTAACTTAGAAATATGGCAATTATCATAACAGACGAATGTATCAATTGTGGTGCCTGCGAACCAGAATGTCCAAATACTGCAATTTATGAAGGCGCTGACGACTGGCGTTGGAAAGATGGTACACGATTAAGCGGAAAAATTATTTTACCTGATGGAACTGAAGTAGATGCAGATGCTGCTCAAACACCAGTTTCAGACGATATTTATTATATTGTTCCAGGGAAGTGTACAGAGTGTAAGGGTTTTCATGATGAACCGCAATGTGCTGCAGTTTGTCCAGTCGATTGTTGTGTTCCCGATGACAATCATGTAGAAGATGAGGAAACGTTGTTAAACAGACAATCATTTTTACATAACGAATAATAGATAAGAATATAATAAAAGAGGTTTTTTTAAAAAAAATCCTCTTTTTTTTTAAATTTGATACAAATCAACGTTGATGAAGAACATTTTATCTTTTGTTTTATTTTTTCTTAGTGTTAGTGCTTTTTCTCAAAATCTTGAGTTTGTAGTAATAGTAAAAGATATTGAAACAGGTCTACCTATTGAAGAAGTAACCATAACTTCAAAAAAAAATAATCAAGGCTTTTTAACTAACAAAGATGGAGAAGCTTTTATTAACCTTAGCAAAGCGTCAGATTTACAATTTGAACATTCGCTTTATAAAACCTACACTGTTAAATTTACTGAGCTGAATAAAAAAGTCAATGAAGTTTATTTAGAAAGTAATGCTAAAAGACTTGATGAAATTATCTTAACCAGTGAACATCCTCAAGACATATTAAAGAAATTAGTTAAAAACTCTCTTGAAAAAATATCGATTCCAGCTAACTTGAAAGTGTATTTAAGGGAATTTTACAAGAAAAATGATCAGATAGTTTTCTTTAATGATGGATTGATAAATTTTCAAATATTTGGAACTTCAAAAAATATTAAAACGGATATTTTAGTAGAACAAAATAGAGCTATTGGTTTATTAGAGATTGATATTAAAAACGAACTTTTAGGTTATGATTTAAATGATATTATTCAAAACTATTATCAATTTAGCTACTTAGGAGAAGTGTTGGAGTCAGGTGCAAAGCGAAGATATGATTTTCAAGTTATGTCATATTCTAGTAATGAAGATTATTTGGTAATTAATATTACGCCACTTGAAGAAGCAGATGGTGTGTTGTCTAATTACAAAATTGTTTACGATAGAAATAAAATGATAATCATGGAAACAGGTTCTATGGTTGCCGAATCGCGTTTGGGCGAATTAAGACAGTCATTTTTGAAAAGTAGTAAAATTTACAAGCTAGAGTATAAAAACACTTTTAAAACAGATGGTAATTTATATTATTTAGCGAATTCTAAAGAAGTAATTGCATTTGAAAAAAAATACAAGAAAACAAGCAGTAGAGTAGAGGTGAATAATCATATGGTGACAACTAATTATGATAAAAAACTTTTCAAGTATAACGAGCATAATGTTTTTAAAGACAAATCCTTAATCAGTAAAAAAACAAAATACTATAACAATTATTGGGATGTAGAATCAGGTTTCATCTCAACAAAAGAAGAAAAAGAAGTGATAGAGCGTTTGGGAAATCTTCAATAAATTTATTCTACATATATAAAAAAAGCTGCTCATTTGAGCAGCTTTTTTTATATTTATATGTGTTATAATGTCTTTATTATTACTCTGATAATCTGATAGCGCGGATTTACTTCGTCTGTTCGCTTCGCTCGAGTGTAATCCGTGCTTATCACAAACTTTAAAACAAATCTAACAAAATCACATCTAAATCATTTTCCAAACCCGCATAATTTCTGGCTGAGCTGAAAAAATAATCTTCTTGACATCTTACAGTTTTGTTTTTAACAGGGGTCCTGTGTATATATTCAACTTTTTGTCTTATAAACGAATTTCTATAAATCTGTTCTGCATGATAACCATCTTGTCAAACTTTATAGTGCTGCTCTCTTTTAAATGTTCACATGCGTTTTGAAAATAATCCAACATCTATTCACGTCTGCTCTCTGGTTCGTTAATAATTATTTGAATGATTTCCTTAGAAGTAAATTTTTTTAAAATCACGTATAACATCACTAAGAATAAATCCATTAGTAGTTTTACATAGTATTTGTATATGACTTGTCATAATACAATAAACATAAATTTAGAGTCATTTATGTAACTGCCAGTATTGTAGTGCTCTGACAATGTTTTGTTTTTGATTTAATCTTGTAAAAACATCTATCCATCCTACTGTTGTTATCGTAATAAAATAAGCTTCGTCTAGTTGCGGCTTTATATTTTGTGGACATGGTGTATATAAAAAAACAAAACTACAACTTTTTACAGTTGTAGTTTATATTCTTTGATGACACGGTTTTTTAATGGGAGAAGCAGATAACCAAAATATATTTAAAGACTAGTTATGTTTAAAAGAATGGCAGATATTGAAAGCCTGCCCGAAAAAGATAAACAATGCTTATTGCTTACCGTAGATAATTTTATTAAAGCTACTAAACTAAATATTTTATAAATAACAAAACCCAGCTCAACGGCTGGGTTTGTTGTTTATGTTAATTTTCGTTAAAATAATAATAGAACCAAAAGTAAAATGATAAAACTAACAATTAGATAGCAATAAATAAAACGCTTTAAAATAAAATACCTAAAAATGAATCTTAAAGACAATAAAATAACCAAGTCTAATAAAACTTCAATAATTAAAATACTAACTTTAATTAGGACTATTAATTTTGGTATTCCGTTAAAAAAATCTTGTTTCCCTTTGGTTACAATTCCTAAATTTTCACAAATAAGATTAGATAAATCTATAGCTTGATTTTGAAAAATATACCAAATTAATATCTTAAATAATAAGGTAGATAATACTATAATGATTTTTTGATAAATGTTTTTCATAACTATTTATTTTACTTTTGCTTGTAACCATTTATTATTGTCGTACATATATCGCATATTATCATTTACCCAAACATTCTGATAAATTTGACCTCTACCTATAGAAGTGAGTCCATTTATAGATATTTTGTATGCTCCAGTAATTTTTAATGCGGAGATATTAGCTTTTGATATTGTTAGAGTAGAATTGTTTTTTAATGCCGCGCCTGTAAACACACCTTTAGTAGTAATTCTAAAATTATTTGCATCTACTCTTGTTACTGTCTTAATATAATCTCCAACATCTGAATTTATAAAAGAAAACATATCACCAGACGCATAATCACCTGGTTTCATACCAGACATGATTTTATTAATGATTGTTTCTCCAGAGTCTCTAGAACTAATCCCTAATGATTTTAGAGTTACCTCCTTGCCTTGTTGTTGTAGGTCATCATCATCAAACATACTGTTTCTGTCTCCATCGTGCATCGCATGATTAAACATACTCACGGTGAAACCTGTTGCAGCTCCCTGCCAAAAGTTACCGCCACTTATACTAGCACCGGCACCACCCATTACTGTTCCAAAAGCAACCATGCCAGCAGTGCTATCGGCAAATTGCCCAGCACCACTCCATACTTGTTTTGCATTTATCATTTGTCCACTAGCATCTACACCATCATGGCTATAACCTTTACTAAAAGCACTAGCTGCAAGACTACTTATACTTCCTGCCGCAAATCCTTGCCAAAAATTACCTCCTTGTACGCTTGACATTCCTCCCTGAAATGCCCCGTGTGCTAGGGCTTGTACTCCAGATCTTACATAAAAATTTGTAATAGTACTTGTAGCAGATCCAATACCGTATGTAATTACTGCTGAAGCTGAAGCTATTAAGACAGATTTAACCAAGCCACCAGCTGTAAATGGTACATCGGCAAAAAAGGCTGTAGCCGTATAGCTTAAAACTGCTACGGCGGCAGCTACTACTACTGCTGTTAGTAGCTCATACGATTCACCACTTGTGTCAGTATACTTTAAAGGGTTGTTAAGAACGTAACCATAACGGTTGTAATTTTGTGTATTATACGGGTCTTGTATATTATTATCAGGTTGTAGGAAACGATGTAATTTAGGATCATACAATCGACCATTCATGTGAATTAGACCAATAGTTTGTAAATGCTCATGTCCTGTATAACCTCTGTCTAAAACGGTTAATTTGTCTAGATTATTGTTAAATCCATCTTGAATTTTTACGATTTCACCCCAAGGATCAAAAAGTCTTTTTTCTACTATTTTAGCCGCTTCATCAGTTATAGCTATTATACTGCCTTGATAATCTCTGTGTAAATAAAAATAATGTTTTTTATTGCCATCGCTTTTTAAAATAATTGGAGCTGTATAACCATCACCACCAATGTAAGTAATAAACTCAGTGATGTCTGTGTCTTTATCATATTTTATTTCCATTGTGCCATCAGCCGAATAGAATTTTTTATAAAGACATCTTGAGATATCAGGATCAGGACTTCCATAATATAAGGCACTTCTATTGTTGAAAGCGTTATATGAAAAGAAGAGTGCATCAATACCGTCAACAGCAATAGAAACGGGACTTTTAAATGCATTATAGCTAACGTTTTGTAATGGTTGTGCTTGATAGTATGTATTAGCTTCAGGCGTTACGAATACAGAAGTATTTTGATACAGTTTTGCTGTATTTGTATAATTATAAGATCCAATTTTGCTTTGAGTGATTCGCCCTTTATTGTCATACGATTGTGTTATACCAGGAGGATTCATATCTGTAATTGTGATATTGTCCAGAGTGAATACTACAGATGCAGGATCTGGCGTAATTATAGGGTCTCCAGGTCTTTGATTAATACTTTGACTGTTCTGATTTACTATGGTTCCATTGGTTTTTCTGTTTATAAAACCGTTACCTGTATTAAATCGGAGTTTAATGTTTGGATAAAATTGAGTAGTGTATTCCATTTC contains:
- a CDS encoding carboxypeptidase-like regulatory domain-containing protein, whose protein sequence is MKNILSFVLFFLSVSAFSQNLEFVVIVKDIETGLPIEEVTITSKKNNQGFLTNKDGEAFINLSKASDLQFEHSLYKTYTVKFTELNKKVNEVYLESNAKRLDEIILTSEHPQDILKKLVKNSLEKISIPANLKVYLREFYKKNDQIVFFNDGLINFQIFGTSKNIKTDILVEQNRAIGLLEIDIKNELLGYDLNDIIQNYYQFSYLGEVLESGAKRRYDFQVMSYSSNEDYLVINITPLEEADGVLSNYKIVYDRNKMIIMETGSMVAESRLGELRQSFLKSSKIYKLEYKNTFKTDGNLYYLANSKEVIAFEKKYKKTSSRVEVNNHMVTTNYDKKLFKYNEHNVFKDKSLISKKTKYYNNYWDVESGFISTKEEKEVIERLGNLQ
- a CDS encoding 4Fe-4S dicluster domain-containing protein — encoded protein: MAIIITDECINCGACEPECPNTAIYEGADDWRWKDGTRLSGKIILPDGTEVDADAAQTPVSDDIYYIVPGKCTECKGFHDEPQCAAVCPVDCCVPDDNHVEDEETLLNRQSFLHNE